Part of the Corynebacterium caspium DSM 44850 genome, ACGTAACTCCCTTTCCCCTCCTGTTACTGGAGAGATTGTATGGCGGTTGATACTTGAATCTCGGGATCTCTAAAACGGATCCCCCGCCCCAGATAAGCTGGCTGGCTCCATACCAGCTGGCTTATCCAGGTGCCGTGATCGCTATGCGATATCTGCGTCGGAACGCTCGTCGCGGGATAGGTTAATACCCATCGAGGAGCCTTCTAGATCGTCATCCTCAGATCCAGATAGTTCAATCGGGGTGCCATCGGCAGAGAGGACCTCTACGTTCAAGCACAGCGACTGTAGTTCCTTGAGGAGAACCTTGAAAGATTCCGGGATGCCTGGGTCAGGAATATTCTCACCCTTAACAATCGCCTCATAAACCTTTACGCGGCCAGTGACATCGTCAGATTTAATGGTGAGCAGTTCCTGCAGGGTGTAGGCAGCGCCATAGGCCTGCATGGCCCAAACTTCCATTTCGCCGAAACGCTGTCCACCGAACTGTGCCTTACCACCTAGCGGCTGCTGGGTAATCATGGAGTACGGACCAGTGGAACGAGCGTGAATCTTCTCATCTACCAAGTGGTGCAGCTTCAGCAGGTACATATAGCCAACGGCTACTGGGTACGGGAAAGGCTCGCCGGAGCGGCCATCTAGCAGCTGAGCTTTACCATTGGAGTCCACCATGACATCGCCATCGCGGTTAGGACGAGAATTCGACAAGAGGCCAGCAATTTCGGTATTGGAGGCACCGTCGAATACTGGGGTGGCGGTCAAAGAGTTTGGCGGAACATCGTAGAGCTCTTCAGGAAGAGTCTTCACTAGTTCAGCATTCTTTGGATCAGCGGGATCTACCTGCCAGCCAGCCTTAGCTAGCCAACCGAGGTGAGTTTCTAGCACCTGACCAATATTCATACGACGCGGCACACCGTGGGTATTCAAAATGATATCTACGGGGGTGCCATCAGCCATGAAGGGCATATCTTCTGCCGGCAAAATCTTGCCAACAACACCCTTATTACCGTGTCGACCAGCTAGTTTATCGCCGTCTTGGATCTTACGTTTCTGGGCCACGTAGACGCGGACCATTTCGTTAACCCCGGCGGCTAGATCATCGTCATCTTCACGAGAGAAACGATGTACGCCAATTACCTTGCCGGTTTCACCGTGGGGCACCTTCAGAGAGGTATCGCGAACTTCGCGAGCTTTTTCACCGAAGATAGCGCGCAGCAAGCGCTCTTCTGGGGTTAGTTCGGTTTCACCCTTAGGGGTGACCTTACCAACTAGAATATCGCCAGCACGGACGTCGGCACCGATGCGCACGATACCGCGATCATCGAGGTCAGCAAGTACATCTTCGGAAACATTGGGGATTTCGCGGGTGATTTCTTCCGCCCCCAACTTGGTATCGCGGGCATCGATTTCATGCTCTTCGATATGAATCGAAGTCAGTACATCTTCTTCAACAATGCGTTGGGAGAGGATGATCGCGTCTTCGTAGTTGTGACCTTCCCATGGCATGAAGGCCACAAGGAGGTTACGACCCAAAGACATTTCGCCATTATGAGTACCTGGACCATCAGCTAAAGGCTGTCCGGTCTCGACGCGATCGCCAGGCCCAACTAGTGGAGTCTGGTTATAGCAAGTGCCCTGGTTAGTACGCTCAAATTTACGCAGCAGATAAGTCTGACGGTGTCCGTCATCTTCCATAATGGTGATGTAGTCAGCAGAAATATCCTCAACTACGCCACCCTTGGCAGCAATGACGAGGTCGCCGGCATCATAAGCGGCGCGCTGTTCCACACCGGTACCTACAAGAGGGGCCTCGGCGCGCAAAAGCGGTACGGCCTGACGCTGCATATTTGCGCCCATGAGGGCACGGTTGGCGTCGTCGTGCTCCAAGAAGGGAATCATGGCAGTAGCCACAGAAACCATCTGACGTGGGGAAACATCTAGATAATCCACACCATTTGGATCGGTGATCTTGATGTCTCCGTCTTTGAGACGCACTTCGATGCGGTCCTGAGTGATGGAACCATCAGGGTTGGTCTCAGTGAGGGCTTCAGCGATCGCATAACGATCCTCTTCATCCGCAGTGAGGTAATCAACCTGATCGGTGACTTTGCCACCTACTACCTTGCGGTAAGGGGTTTCAATAAAGCCGAAGGCATTCACGCGGGCATAAGTGGCCAAAGAGCCGATTAGACCAATATTTGGGCCTTCGGGGGTCTCGATGGGACACATACGTCCGTAGTGCGAAGGGTGCACGTCTCGAACTTCGATACCGGCGCGCTCTCGC contains:
- the rpoB gene encoding DNA-directed RNA polymerase subunit beta; translation: MLEGPILAVSRQTKSMAEIPGAPKRYSFAKYSEPIHIPGLLDLQRDSFSWLVGAQEWRTRQQEERGPEARVISGLEEILEELSPIQDYSGNMSLSLSEPRFEPVKSTTEEAKEKDINYSAPLYVTAEFINNETQEIKSQTVFIGDFPMMTEKGTFIVNGTERVVVSQLVRSPGVYFDQTLDKSTERPLHSVKVIPSRGAWLEFDVDKRDTVGVRIDRKRRQPVTVLLKALGWSHEQIVDRFGFSEIMMSTLENDGVENTDQALLEIYRKQRPGEQPTRELAQSLLDNSFFRAKRYDLARVGRYKVNRKLGLGGDHDGERTLTEEDIATTLEYLVRLHAGDRTMVSPDGKQIPVETDDIDHFGNRRLRTVGELIQNQVRVGLSRMERVVRERMTTQDAESITPTSLINVRPVSAAIREFFGTSQLSQFMDQNNSLAGLTHKRRLSALGPGGLSRERAGIEVRDVHPSHYGRMCPIETPEGPNIGLIGSLATYARVNAFGFIETPYRKVVGGKVTDQVDYLTADEEDRYAIAEALTETNPDGSITQDRIEVRLKDGDIKITDPNGVDYLDVSPRQMVSVATAMIPFLEHDDANRALMGANMQRQAVPLLRAEAPLVGTGVEQRAAYDAGDLVIAAKGGVVEDISADYITIMEDDGHRQTYLLRKFERTNQGTCYNQTPLVGPGDRVETGQPLADGPGTHNGEMSLGRNLLVAFMPWEGHNYEDAIILSQRIVEEDVLTSIHIEEHEIDARDTKLGAEEITREIPNVSEDVLADLDDRGIVRIGADVRAGDILVGKVTPKGETELTPEERLLRAIFGEKAREVRDTSLKVPHGETGKVIGVHRFSREDDDDLAAGVNEMVRVYVAQKRKIQDGDKLAGRHGNKGVVGKILPAEDMPFMADGTPVDIILNTHGVPRRMNIGQVLETHLGWLAKAGWQVDPADPKNAELVKTLPEELYDVPPNSLTATPVFDGASNTEIAGLLSNSRPNRDGDVMVDSNGKAQLLDGRSGEPFPYPVAVGYMYLLKLHHLVDEKIHARSTGPYSMITQQPLGGKAQFGGQRFGEMEVWAMQAYGAAYTLQELLTIKSDDVTGRVKVYEAIVKGENIPDPGIPESFKVLLKELQSLCLNVEVLSADGTPIELSGSEDDDLEGSSMGINLSRDERSDADIA